In Podospora pseudopauciseta strain CBS 411.78 chromosome 2 map unlocalized CBS411.78m_2, whole genome shotgun sequence, the genomic stretch CAACCATACACAGCACCCCATCTCTCACCGTTTGCGCCAACTCCAAAATCAAGATGGCTGAAGGTGGTATTGATCGCAAGGCCGATGAGAAGCTCACGTTCTCGACCTCGAAGGAGGTCACGGTCCACCCAACTTTCGAGTCCATGTCATTGAAGGGTAGGATCTCTAAGCTTGCGAGGCTACGTTGATCGTCAAGACTGACTCCTGTTTCTTTACAGAGAGTCTCCTTCGTGGTATCTATGCCTACGGCTACGAGTCGCCGTCCGCCGTCCAGTCCAGAGCTATCGTTCAGATTTGCAAAGGTCGCGATACCATTGCCCAAGCCCAATCCGGTACTGGTAAAACGGCAACTTTCTCCATTAGTATGCTCCAAGTCATCGATACCGCTGTGCGCGAGACCCAGGCTCTTGTCCTCTCACCAACCCGCGAACTTGCGACACAGATTCAGAGCGTTGTCATGGCGTTGGGTGATTACATGAACGTGCAGTGCCATGCCTGCATTGGTGGAACAAACGTGGGCGAGGATATTCGCAAACTCGATTACGGCCAGCACATCGTATCCGGCACCCCTGGCCGTGTTGCCGACATGATCAGACGTCGCCACTTGCGCACCCGCCATATCAAGATGTTGGTTCTGGATGAAGCCGACGAACTGCTCAACCAGGGTTTCCGGGAGCAAATCTACGACGTGTACCGCTACCTGCCACCCGCCACTCAGGTTGTGGTTGTGTCCGCTACTCTTCCCCACGATGTCCTTACCATGACGACCAAGTTCATGACCGATCCGGTTCGTATTCTCGTCAAGCGTGACGAGTTGACGCTCGAAGGCCTCAAGCAATACTTCATTGCCGTCGAAAAGGAGGACTGGAAGTTTGACACCCTGTGCGATCTCTACGATACCCTTACCATCACCCAAGCCGTAATTTTCTGCAACACAAGGAGAAAGGTCGACTGGTTGACAGACAAGATGAGGGAGGCCAACTTCACTGTCAGCAGTATGCACGGTGACATGCCACAAAAGGAGCGTGACAGCATTATGCAGGATTTCAGACAGGGCAACAGCAGAGTGTTGATCTCGACCGATGTGTGGGCTCGTGGTATCGACGTTCAACAAGTCAGTCTGGTCATCAACTACGACCTCCCCAGCAATCGTGAGAACTACATCCACCGCATCGGTCGTTCGGGCAGGTTCGGGCGTAAGGGTGTCGCTATCAACTTCGTGACGACGGAGGATGTGCGCATCCTCCGCGATATCGAGTGTGAGTATATTTCAATTCCCATTTGGATCGCAGTCAGCTAACTGTGTCTAGTGTATTACTCCACTCAAATCGACGAAATGCCCATGAACGTGGCCGACCTCATTGCTTGATTATGGTCGAGGATGGGTCGGTTTTCCATGTACTGCTACTGTCAACAGTAGACCATTTCGGCAAGTCAGGGAAGGGCTGGCTTGCCCCGCGACACAGGGTCCGGTAAAAAAGGTTGGGAGGAAAGGGGCCTCAGAATATGAAGGTAACGTGCCTTTCCTTTCCGCATTATTTTTTCTGACGGCATGGCTGACTCGACCTGAATCCTAAGCTATGCGAGAATGCAAATTTACGTATCATTATACCACAGCGCTACCAATAGTGTCAAATTATTTACTCAGAAAAGGGGTGATGCACTGGGATATTGGATGTGTACCTGTCAAACCTCAGTGGTCACTCTTGTGAAAAGGGATGGCGGTCCATTATCAGGCCAAAGTCAGCGATTACATTGTGCATCAAGAACTCTGTTCCCTTATTTCTCTGCTATTGCTTGCGACGcccccttctcagcctccaCGATGTCCCTCTCCTGCAGCTCTAAAATGTCACTATCCCTCTGACTCTGGTACATTGAAATCCACGTCTCCTTATCCTGATCGCCCACCCTCCGTGAAGGCTTCGACCCGATAGTAGGCGGATTCCTTCCCTTTTGCTCCGCGACTCTGCCAGCGTCATCAGGCCCAGCTTCCACATCCCCTGGCGTTTCCAAGCTGTCGCTATTGGACCCGGAAAAGAACCTCGGGAACAGCTTGCTGACCAACGGCTTGAGCGTCATGCAGCACGCGCAGGCGATGGCGGCGTTGATCTCGATGCAGGTTAGGTAGGCGATGCTGACGTTGTCAAAGGTGAAGTCGGAGCGGGAGTATTGCTCGATCAAGTCCCATAGGCGGACTGCCGATATTGTGCAGACACTACATGCCCATTAGCCAAATCACAGGGTTGGGTAAAGGGGGAAGTGGCGTACAAGAAACCCAAAGCGAAAACACCGTATAGCATGGCCTTTTGTTTTGGCTTCATTTGCAGGTTGGCGAttatggggaggggaaggatgTATAAAAGGATATCGGTGCCGATGTGAAGGCCTGTGTTCCCTAGCCAGAAGGGGCGTGGGTGGCAGTAGGCGTTTGGGTAAGTTGCTCTGTCCCAgaaggcggggagggggaggcagGCGGTTAAAACGGTGGCGAGGGTCCAGAGGCcgttggtgaggatgacgatgaggaggattaGGTGGACGTAGTAGCGGGCGTGGTGGTAGGTTAGGAGGCGGAggtagaggaggaggagggagagtttGGTTAGGAGGAGGGTTAGGAGGTAGTAGAGGATTGTGTACCAGCCTGCCTGCAAGGGGGGGTGTTAGTGGGCTGAACTCTGGGGATAATAGGGGCTGTGGGAGTGGGTATGGGGTTCGGAGAGTGCTCACCCTCGCCattgggatgatgaggtcgGGGTTGATATCTAGTGTGTGTTTTCCTAGGCCGTAAACCGCTTCTGGATCTCGATTTGGTTAGCAATCAGTTAGCTGGGGTGTCAAGGGGTATGCCTACGCTCAATCAGGCCTGCACATGTTGCTGCTGCAAAGACCAATGCCAGTAGTATAAGCCAGTCTTCTGCTCCGAGGATGTTGTGAAGTAAGATCCCTCGGGTGTAGAACCGCAGTCCTACAAATGTTGCTCCAATAACCCATGTGATCACGGCACAGGCGATAATGTTGACCTGGTAGGACTCAtcggggttggaggtgagATTTGGAAAGGTGACATTGCTTGGAGAAGACATTCCTCAAGTCTGGTCTGGACTCTGTTTGTTGATGATCTCAAAACAGGTATGGTTGAACATTCTCTTTCTAGTATGGTGGGCTGTTTGTTCTTGGCTGGGAAACACTTGACATGATGAGTTCAGATTGTGACGAGACACGGGGTTGGTTATGAGCAAGAAGATGGCTGAGCTCAGCTTTTGGTTGTAATCGCCCATGGCTTGTGTCACGTATGTGTTGAATATGGAGATCAATGCTTGAGCACCATCCCGGTATTGGCTGTTCCGTCGATCTCAGGGTGTGGTTGATCCCGCTGAGCTGGTGGGATGCGGGGCCAGCCGTGTCCGTTGCAAAGGGGGCAAGAGCGACCACTCGGCCACGCCTGCCCTTCATAAGCAAGTTCGCTCCTGCTTTCATCAAAAACAGTCACATTGTACTATGGTTGTTCAAGCGATCAGCGGTCTCCTTCAACACGAAACTATCACTTGGTGGGCAATACTGCGGGTTCAACTCCCAAGGTGGGCGTTCTCTCTTTTACAACAAAAGATTTTCTGGCGGCGTAGTCCCCTATGTTCTCAGAATAACGAGGCCGCGCTGAGGGTTGTGACTTTGGGGGAAATGATCAATCTCGTGACTTCTTTTTGCAGCTTTTCTCCTGATCTTTTCGAGTTATTTCCAGCTAACTTTGGTTTCCATGTCCTTTCACTCAAGTTGGTTGCCGGCCAAGTACTTCTCCGGCTTCAAGCATGATATGGCCGACTTTCGACACCAATGCGACCTTACCTCCGTATCCCAATTTTGATCAGCAATCAGATGCAACGAGTCTAGCACCCTGCAGTCTATCTCTTTTGAGACGGGGAAACAAGAAGCCTTTACCGCATGAAAGTCGTGATGGCCGTGCGTGTTTGGCATTGAGAATCCCAGCGATGATCCGGCTCGACAAAACATCCGATGACATGCGTGCCAGCCCGGCTTAGGGCCCAGCATCACAGATACCATCGAGTATCCTCACATAAATCGATATTCTGCAGAAAGCAACCTAACTGCGTAATATAAGCGGCCCTCGTCCTACCGATCCATGTTCTTGGTCATCCACGGATGCTGGACAAGGTCACAGCCGGCATACGATCCGCCGGGCTGACTTTCATCATGCATCCCAGGAAATCAAGGAATAGATTTATCTCATTCCGCCGCAGTCCGCACCACCATTTTTCGTGCTCTAATGGTGGCACACCTGTCGATTTGACCCCCTTGATTCGTCCCTCTTCTTCGAATATGCTATTCACGGTCTCGGCATCTCCTTGAGCAAGCAGTTCTTTAGGAAAACATCCAAAATGGTTTACAATTTTCGCTATGTGGTCTTTGAGCCTATAATACCCGTCAGGTGGTATCTATTTAGAGAATAAGCGTTGGGTCGCTTCTGGGGTCGACGGTGTTGTAGCATCCTATTACGGAACGGTTTAGAATCGGAGTGTATTTTGCCTCGGTTTGGTTTTGGGTTGGGCTTGGGTAGTCGATGGGGAATTCATACTTGATGAGGGATGTATCTTGAAATTGGATCATGATGTTGGGTTGTCTGATATCTAGTAAATTTTTGAGGGTTAAAATTTGGTGTTTATCAATTGTTAATCACTGACCTGAGGCTTACCGGTATAAATGACACTGCTTGCGTGGGAAAAATCAAGTACGAATATGAGCTGGCCAGGGAACTTCCTCATCAAGGGGGTGGGAATGAGGTACTCGTGGAAGTAAGTAGGGAAAGTGGCCCAAACACAAGGCATGTCCGTCCTCAGAGTCCTACGCGGCTATCATCTTGGCAGTTGGCTCAAGTCCGCGCTTATCTTGACCAATGTGGTAAGATACCAAGGCGAAGATGATATCATCGTCACTGATAAGAATTTGGGGTTTCTTCGCAGTCAGAATTTGGCAAAAACAAAGCCCAAGCCTCTGCACAGCTCAGTCCTCGGCTTGAAGCTGCAGCTTGCTTGGTCAAAGATGACAGATGATAGCTTTCATTCTTTCCCCATCAGCACAACGCTGGTAGGATTCCAATCATATGATAAGGTGGCAGCTGGCTGTTGATATCCTCGTTCAAAAGGCATGTCACGTACCACAACAGGATAAACATTTCTCTTCAAGTCACATTGGAACAATGTTCCACCGCTGACAGAACACAGAATCGTGGCGATCGAATGATGGATCAGCGGTGAACTGCAAATTAGGAAGGTGGGatgtgaggaagaggaaagcCGCAGGTCAAACTAACTGATCTCAGCACGCTATACCGCACACTTCACCGGCTCGACCCATTTCACTCGGCCAAATAACCGGGCTCTGACTTCCACATGTCCGGACAATAGATCCCCTTAGGTAGACCCGTTGAGGAGTCTGAGTCGCCCGTCGTCCCCTGCTGACCATCCGGGAATGACTTCCCCGCAAAGCTTATTTGCGTAGACTCTGCCCCGCTCCCCTCCGCCCTGTTGACCCATGGGCTCGTATGGTTGACCATGGCTGATGGCTCACATCCGTTTGAAGACGCCAAAGTAGACAACGGGACCATGGAGGTGAAAGCTCAGAATAGCAATGGGCTCGCGCCTTCCGCCGACATCTGAGACAGCATCTTCGCCCATTGGCTCAAGAGACGGGAGCCGGCAGTCAACTGTCTTGTCGAACTTGGCATCGTCAATCAAGCATATGCCAAGGCGCCTGGCAAGCCACAATGGCGTGCTTGGCAGGTTCAAACTTCTTTTGGCAGCCGAGCCAATTCCACATGACGTCCTGTCATCAACACTTCAACAGCATTCGCGCCGCCGTCAAAAAGTCCGGCGCCGTTGATCCTCCATGCCCTACATGCAGCCTTCTCGCCGGATTTTGTGGGCTCCCCACATTTGACCCCTCCTCATGGTCACACTCGACGCGGTCGGCAAgtaaggggggaggggggaggggggggaggcatTCATGGTTTACGAGAATCGTGATTTCATCAGGCACTGCGTGAGCGGCAACACGCTTACCCTAATCATGTCTGACCTACCGCCCTACAAAAGAATGCAGGTCTCTTCCCCGGTCCCCTGAGTTCCAGATAAGACGGACACCGGTCGGTCTCAGTCCGATAGTCCTGtctttttcccttcccccacaTATTTCTCTCTTCGCTTCCCTAACCGCACCCGCTACTTGACAAGAATAAACCACATTCATGGAGTCAACGCATCAGCCAGCTGATCCCATCGCCAAGGGAATTCTTCCTACAGCAAAGCAAGGCGTAAGGGATTTATTCAACTTCAAGCAACGAATCGTCGTCACAGATCACCTTGGTCATACAAGGACAGAATGGGCGCGTCCGATCCCTCTCAAGAACCCCATCAGCCTGCTAGCCCAGTTATCAGCGCGTGATTggctcttcttcatcgtcggcTTCGCAGCCTGGACAGCAGATGCCTTTGACTTCCACGCTCTTTCGATTCAGCAAAAGAAGCTGGCTGATTACTATGGCACGACAAAGACCGAAATATCTACCGCCATCACGCTCACACTGCTACTTCGATCAATAGGCGCGGCGATGTTCGGCCTCGCTGGTGACAAGTGGGGACGGAAATGGCCCATGGTGTTCAACATGATTGTATTGGGTGTGTTGCAGATCGCCACAATCTACAGCAGCACGTTCCAGCAGTTTTTGGCTGTCAGAGCCCTGTTTGGCTTGTTCATGGGCGGAGTGTAGGTTCTTCTCTCGTTGCCCAAAACCTTGACCAGGTGCTGACCACCGTGTAATAGCTACGGCAATGCTATCGCTATGGCCCTAGAGAACAGCCCAGTCGACGCCCGCGGCCTCATGTCTGGAATCCTCCAGCAAGGATACTCGCTCGGATATGTGTGCGCTGCTTGTGCCAATctgggtgttggtggcgCGACGGAGAGCTGGAAGACAGTCTTTTGGATTGCCGCCGCTATTTCGATCTTTGTTGGCCTCGTGCGTTGTCTCTTCCCCGAGTCTAGGCAGTTCATCGAAGCTCGCGCTGCTGGCAAGGCGCAGGCAAACCCCTCTGCGTTCTGGAAGGAAACGCGGGTGATGCTTGCGCAAGAGTGGAAGATGTGCGTTTATTGCATCATTCTGATGACGTGGTTCAACTGTAAGGTTTATTTCCCCAGTCGTTGGCTGGGTTGGTACTGACACATGCCCTGATAGACTATAGCCACACCTCCCAAGACAGCTACACGACCTTTATGCTGACGCAGAAGGAGCTCGAGAACGCTGGAGCCAGTCGGGCAAGTATCATCATGAAGGCCGGCGCTTGCGTGGGAGGGACCATCATCGGGTACATCTCCCAGTGGTTCGGCCGCCGCAGAACAATCATCGTCGCGTCGCTCATCAGCATGGCGCTCATCCCTGCGTGGATTCTCCCCACAGATGAAGGAGGTCTTTCAGCAAGCGGCTTCTTCATGCAATTCTTTGTCCAGGGTGCCTGGGGCGTGATTCCCATCCATTTGAATGAGCTCTCGCCACCTGCCTTCCGCTCATCCTTCCCAGGTATCACCTACCAGCTCGGCAATAtgatctcctccccatcagcgCAGATCGTCAATGCTATAGCCGAGAGCACGTTTGTTGTGAGTGCTTCTGGGAAGATGGTGGAAGCGTATGGTCCCGTGATGGGCATCGCGACGGCGATTATCGCTTTTGGGATCGCGACGTGGGTTGCGGTTGGGCCGGAGAAGCGCGGGAGGGAGTTCGAGAAGGTGTTGCCGGCGGGGATGAATATTATGCAGGAGGGGACAAGGGCGGATGATCTTGAGTCTGGGTCGGCGAGTaatgaggaggggaagggggagactAGTGAGTTGGAGACGGTGCCGACTAAGGGGTTGAGTGAGAAGtaagggggttggtttgagATTGGGAGGCTGGTTTATTGGTTGGAAACATAATTTTTGTGTGATTGGCGGGTCGGGGACAAGGGGTTTCTTGTTTGGATGTTAGATTGACTGGTTTGGGTTGTGAAGTTTTTCTCTGGGAAGGAAGTTGGGGACTAGACAAGTCGTCTACCTTACAGTAGCAGGGCGTCAGTTACATTCGTCATTCTTGTATCAAGGCCTGATCGCACCCTTGATAATAGGCCCTTTTCTCAATGGATTTTTTTGGCTTGGAAATGCACCACTTTTGGTCGAGGCTTTCCTGTGGAACCTACTCACTTGAAGCTATTCCCAGTTTTTGCAACATTTACCACACAGCCAATACTGAGTGCAATGAGGCGAAGATAGTATCAAAATATTCGCAATTACTAGGCTTAATATATGGCTAATTCTGGTATTTTGCTTTCAATGTTGAACCCACCCAACTTTGGTCCTTTGGCCAAAATAAAGAGGTACGATCAGACCCTGCAGTCTCTATTATTTGGTAGAGCGTACAGACCATGGCACGTGCACCTCCAGTACTTATTCTCCCGATCAACTGAATATTGCCCCTTACTTGTCTTGCACTTAACATTCATTCCAACGTCGCAGAACTTTTTCCGGACCAATCTTTTCATACCCATCCTTCCACTACCATGGTGACAACCCAGTCGCAAACACGCAAAGAGGTCGAGGCGACAGCGCAGCCTCGAACGCGCAAAAAGGCAGTGAAATGCAAGTTCGACGATAGCAGCCTCGCTGACAAACCATCCTCCATACCACTGAATACGCTCCCAGTCGAAATATTGCGACTTTTTTCTGAGTCCGGACCACTCTCCTTCGACGATTACAAAATGGTCTCATTGGTTTGCAAGCTCTTTCATACAATTCTGAGGTCATACATTTTTCGCACATTGGTCCTGGGTGTCGACGAAGAAGAACCCGGCCGCGAATGGATAGTTGATCTTGCAGGAAAGAACAAACAACCATCTCGAGGTATTACGTAGGTCTGCCATAAAACTCTGGAAAGTGCCTTCAGAACCTCACAGGCAAGTAGTCGAGCATTGTTGTATAACACGTGGATCGATTATCGTATTTGGCGTGTCAAGTATCACCCTCCAAAACAGAAAGGGGAAAAAGATTGGAGGTCTCGTCTTGATGCTCCACCTGCTGTCGATCCTTGGCTGGCAATGCGTGTACTGAACGACATGCCTGTACTTTCGACACTCAGGGGGGACGATTATATGTCGAATCCCGCGTGGACATACACCTTCGGCTCATGCCCCATTGTTCCTTTTCCTGGCTTGAGTCGCCACTTGCCAACAATACCATCAGT encodes the following:
- the FAL1 gene encoding RNA helicase (EggNog:ENOG503NWJ1; COG:A); this translates as MAEGGIDRKADEKLTFSTSKEVTVHPTFESMSLKESLLRGIYAYGYESPSAVQSRAIVQICKGRDTIAQAQSGTGKTATFSISMLQVIDTAVRETQALVLSPTRELATQIQSVVMALGDYMNVQCHACIGGTNVGEDIRKLDYGQHIVSGTPGRVADMIRRRHLRTRHIKMLVLDEADELLNQGFREQIYDVYRYLPPATQVVVVSATLPHDVLTMTTKFMTDPVRILVKRDELTLEGLKQYFIAVEKEDWKFDTLCDLYDTLTITQAVIFCNTRRKVDWLTDKMREANFTVSSMHGDMPQKERDSIMQDFRQGNSRVLISTDVWARGIDVQQVSLVINYDLPSNRENYIHRIGRSGRFGRKGVAINFVTTEDVRILRDIELYYSTQIDEMPMNVADLIA
- a CDS encoding uncharacterized protein (EggNog:ENOG502S025), whose protein sequence is MSSPSNVTFPNLTSNPDESYQVNIIACAVITWVIGATFVGLRFYTRGILLHNILGAEDWLILLALVFAAATCAGLIEQAVYGLGKHTLDINPDLIIPMARAGWYTILYYLLTLLLTKLSLLLLYLRLLTYHHARYYVHLILLIVILTNGLWTLATVLTACLPLPAFWDRATYPNAYCHPRPFWLGNTGLHIGTDILLYILPLPIIANLQMKPKQKAMLYGVFALGFFVCTISAVRLWDLIEQYSRSDFTFDNVSIAYLTCIEINAAIACACCMTLKPLVSKLFPRFFSGSNSDSLETPGDVEAGPDDAGRVAEQKGRNPPTIGSKPSRRVGDQDKETWISMYQSQRDSDILELQERDIVEAEKGASQAIAEK
- a CDS encoding uncharacterized protein (EggNog:ENOG503P3JT; COG:T), producing MPCVWATFPTYFHEYLIPTPLMRKFPGQLIFVLDFSHASSVIYTDIRQPNIMIQFQDTSLIKYEFPIDYPSPTQNQTEAKYTPILNRSVIGCYNTVDPRSDPTLIL
- a CDS encoding uncharacterized protein (EggNog:ENOG503NXDP; COG:E; COG:G; COG:P), with amino-acid sequence MESTHQPADPIAKGILPTAKQGVRDLFNFKQRIVVTDHLGHTRTEWARPIPLKNPISLLAQLSARDWLFFIVGFAAWTADAFDFHALSIQQKKLADYYGTTKTEISTAITLTLLLRSIGAAMFGLAGDKWGRKWPMVFNMIVLGVLQIATIYSSTFQQFLAVRALFGLFMGGVYGNAIAMALENSPVDARGLMSGILQQGYSLGYVCAACANLGVGGATESWKTVFWIAAAISIFVGLVRCLFPESRQFIEARAAGKAQANPSAFWKETRVMLAQEWKMCVYCIILMTWFNYYSHTSQDSYTTFMLTQKELENAGASRASIIMKAGACVGGTIIGYISQWFGRRRTIIVASLISMALIPAWILPTDEGGLSASGFFMQFFVQGAWGVIPIHLNELSPPAFRSSFPGITYQLGNMISSPSAQIVNAIAESTFVVSASGKMVEAYGPVMGIATAIIAFGIATWVAVGPEKRGREFEKVLPAGMNIMQEGTRADDLESGSASNEEGKGETSELETVPTKGLSEK